The following coding sequences lie in one Ooceraea biroi isolate clonal line C1 unplaced genomic scaffold, Obir_v5.4 UnassembledTig30, whole genome shotgun sequence genomic window:
- the LOC113563501 gene encoding uncharacterized protein LOC113563501 — MVTPNELLAIFIKLNNCNIVHRTMKPLSGIMLFVLIPTTYGLIGFDCGGQHLNVTTVSLLGVRDCELKHQSLITSDTHIQLLQLAEYNYVEVIQCKVEISRVIQYCGMHSHISAVANARLEYLQEVSRVKCYHAFQEGTFSIGLGGIVTKLKPNTTTVHSILLAGTINHDGTCKGTQFSDPYGTWHNVVVDGTVRISLKSSYVPVHLNSGKVMLRSGTVCTLSDGFCIDFDDGYSYWKPMPTSSCNFHQYNVLYEGTAVKMNGIMDTIHQTIYTLVSQDTTFALTAGGSQAVCGYTLLTTEHPKLFILEAEKGNTFAERRDIPVENLDIFTYVNSKFVYVEKHIRHQMTSLYRDVIQQRCELEKEVLKNTLSFATLQPDEFAYRLMKGPGYMAVTAGEAVHVIKCIPVDVIVRRTKECYIELPVTVRNTSLFITPKSHVLTKMGTIRECSYELPTLYRIEDTWIELIPEPRVRRTSLQQLQPMTSMSWNYLTPGPLASSGIYSQADLDKIRDHIMFPAEKPALLNSMARGITGHVMPDDTMSIYNLLDEASLNKIAESTAKRIWGGFITFGSATAGVFGVLLVVRLIKLAIDTMIHGYALHSAYGCSLYVLGAIWSSLTHLLLYLARGTAKRSHTDGRADPKEQRSSEPVETVLSQSLSQNNPSNQPTSPQVTDSETIVYTDLQKRLREY; from the coding sequence ATGGTAACACCAAACGAATTAttggcaatatttattaagctgaataattgtaacattgtCCATAGAACAATGAAGCCGTTATCAGGAATTATGTTATTCGTATTAATCCCCACAACCTACGGACTCATTGGATTCGATTGTGGAGGTCAGCATTTAAATGTAACCACAGTATCATTGCTAGGTGTCAGAGACTGTGAACTTAAGCACCAATCGTTAATTACATCTGACACACACATTCAGTTACTACAACTCGCGGAATATAATTACGTGGAAGTGATACAGTGCAAAGTTGAAATATCGCGAGTGATACAGTACTGTGGAATGCATTCGCATATATCAGCTGTAGCCAATGCACGACTAGAGTACCTACAGGAAGTTTCCAGAGTCAAGTGCTACCACGCTTTTCAGGAAGGGACCTTCTCCATAGGACTGGGAGGAATCGTCACCAAACTGAAGCCTAATACTACCACCGTTCACAGCATCCTGCTTGCCGGAACGATAAACCATGATGGAACCTGCAAGGGTACACAATTCTCCGACCCTTACGGGACTTGGCACAACGTCGTAGTAGATGGAACTGTACGGATATCATTAAAGTCATCCTATGTTCCTGTGCACCTAAATTCTGGAAAAGTAATGCTAAGATCAGGAACTGTCTGCACACTGAGCGACGGTTTTTGCATCGATTTTGACGATGGATATTCATATTGGAAACCAATGCCCACATCGTCTTGTAATTTCCACCAGTACAACGTACTGTATGAAGGAACGGCAGTTAAAATGAATGGAATAATGGATACCATTCATCAGACTATTTATACTCTTGTCAGTCAGGATACAACTTTTGCCTTGACAGCAGGAGGAAGTCAAGCCGTGTGTGGATACACCCTACTCACCACGGAGCATCCTAAACTATTTATCTTGGAGGCAGAAAAGGGAAACACCTTCGCGGAGCGAAGAGACATCCCTGTGGAGAACCTCGATATTTTCACCTACGTCAACTCTAAATTCGTGTACGTAGAAAAACATATACGACATCAGATGACATCGTTGTATCGTGACGTTATTCAACAACGTTGCGAGCTGGAAAAGGAAGTGTTAAAAAACACACTGTCCTTCGCTACTCTTCAGCCAGACGAATTCGCTTATCGGCTCATGAAAGGACCAGGTTACATGGCCGTCACTGCAGGGGAAGCCGTTCATGTCATCAAGTGTATACCAGTGGACGTCATCGTACGCCGCACTAAGGAATGTTATATTGAGCTACCGGTTACAGTACGCAACACTTCTCTCTTTATCACACCAAAATCACACGTGTTGACCAAGATGGGAACCATACGAGAGTGTAGCTACGAATTGCCAACCCTTTATCGCATTGAGGATACATGGATTGAACTTATTCCGGAGCCACGTGTTCGCAGAACATCGTTGCAGCAGTTACAACCTATGACAAGTATGtcatggaattatttaacgcCGGGACCACTAGCTTCCAGCGGAATATATTCCCAGGCGGATCTTGACAAAATCAGGGATCATATAATGTTCCCTGCTGAAAAGCCAGCGTTACTTAACAGCATGGCTCGAGGAATCACTGGACACGTCATGCCTGACGACACCATGTCCATTTACAACTTATTGGATGAAGcatcattaaacaaaattgctgaGTCAACTGCTAAACGGATCTGGGGCGGATTCATCACATTTGGATCAGCCACAGCTGGAGTTTTTGGAGTATTATTAGTAGTACGACTAATCAAGCTAGCCATCGACACGATGATACATGGTTATGCTCTACATTCAGCCTACGGATGCAGTCTGTACGTGCTAGGAGCTATCTGGAGCTCCTTGACTCATCTGCTACTCTATTTGGCCAGAGGTACAGCCAAACGCAGCCACACAGATGGACGAGCAGATCCCAAGGAACAACGATCATCGGAACCTGTGGAAACAGTATTATCGCAGTCTTTGTCGCAGAACAACCCTAGCAATCAGCCAACTTCGCCGCAGGTGACTGACAGTGAAACCATTGTATACACAGACTTACAAAAACGTTTGCGTGAATATTAG